The following coding sequences lie in one Sorex araneus isolate mSorAra2 chromosome 4, mSorAra2.pri, whole genome shotgun sequence genomic window:
- the TREX1 gene encoding three-prime repair exonuclease 1: protein MGSQALPPAPIQTLIFLDLEATGLPFSQPKVTELCLLAIHRCALESPPSPQGPSPTVPPPPRVVDKLSLCVAPGKACNPAASEITGLNTDLLAAHGRQHFDPNVANMLQAFLQRQPQPWCLVAHNGDRYDFPLLQAELAALGLSSVLDDAFCVDSIAAMKALEHAGRSPEHGPRKSYSLGSIYTRLYGQEAPDSHTAEGDVLALLSICQWRPQALLRWVDAHAKPFSTIKPMYEVVPASADSNPRPYSTIVPASLNRVRNPNPNVGRGRRANALPPVHGPGASPKEGLLAPLGLLAFLTLAIATLYGLSLATPGQ from the coding sequence ATGGGCTCGCAGGCACTGCCCCCGGCCCCCATACAGACCCTCATCTTTTTGGACCTGGAGGCCACTGGCCTACCCTTCTCCCAGCCCAAGGTCACGGAGTTGTGCCTGCTGGCCATCCACAGATGTGCTCTGGAGAGCCCACCCAGCCCTCAGGGGCCATCTCCCacagtgccccccccaccccgcgtggTGGACAAGCTATCCCTGTGCGTAGCTCCAGGGAAGGCCTGTAACCCTGCGGCAAGCGAGATCACAGGGTTGAACACAGATCTGCTGGCAGCACATGGGCGTCAACACTTTGATCCCAATGTGGCCAACATGCTCCAGGCCTTCCTGCAgcgccagccccagccctggtgCCTGGTGGCACACAACGGGGACCGGTATGACTTCCCTCTGCTCCAGGCGGAGCTGGCCGCTCTGGGCCTTTCCAGTGTTCTGGACGATGCCTTCTGTGTGGACAGCATTGCAGCCATGAAGGCCCTGGAGCACGCGGGCAGGTCTCCGGAGCACGGACCAAGGAAGAGCTACAGCTTGGGCAGCATCTACACACGCCTATACGGGCAGGAAGCGCCAGACTCTCACACGGCGGAGGGGGACGTGCTGGCTCTGCTCAGCATCTGTCAGTGGAGGCCACAGGCCCTGCTGCGGTGGGTGGATGCTCACGCCAAGCCCTTCAGCACCATCAAGCCCATGTATGAGGTGGTCCCTGCCTCGGCTGACTCCAATCCAAGGCCGTATTCTACCATCGTCCCTGcatccctgaacagagtcaggaaccCCAATCCCAACGTTGGAAGAGGCAGGAGAGCCAATGCCCTTCCTCCAGTGCACGGCCCCGGAGCGTCACCCAAGGAAGGCTTGCTAGCCCCGCTGGGCCTGCTGGCCTTCCTGACCTTGGCGATAGCCACACTGTACGGGCTGTCCCTGGCCACACCAGGACAGTAG
- the SHISA5 gene encoding protein shisa-5 isoform X2 produces MGFGATVAIGLTIFVLSVVTIIICFTCSCCCLYKMCRRPRPVVTTTTSTTVVHAPYPQPPPSVPPSYPGPTYQGYHPMPPQPGMPAAPYPVQYPPPYPAQPMGPPAYHETLTGGAAMPYPVSQPPYNPAYMDPPKAGP; encoded by the exons ATGGG GTTCGGGGCGACGGTAGCCATTGGCCTGACCATCTTTGTGCTCTCCGTGGTCACCATCATCATATGCTTCACTTGCTCCTGCTGCTGTTTGTACAAGATGTGCCGCAGACCACGTC CGGTCGTGACCACTACCACGTCCACCACTGTGGTGCATGCCCCGTACCCACAGCCTCCTCCAAGTGTGCCACCCAGCTACCCTGGACCAACCTACCAGGGCTACCACCCCATGCCTCCGCAGCCAGGGATGCCAGCAGCACCCTATCCAGTGCAATACCCACCACCCTACCCAGCCCAGCCCATGGGCCCACCAGCCTACCACGAGACATTGACTG GAGGAGCGGCCATGCCCTACCCTGTCAGCCAGCCTCCTTACAACCCAGCCTACATGGACCCACCGAAGGCTGGCCCTTGA
- the SHISA5 gene encoding protein shisa-5 isoform X1 yields the protein MAVPGPAPRIALPLLLLLLLAPPPGAQGEVCVASSGRGFPEFCPVFCCGTCSDQYCCSDVRKQVSCAEASVAVAMNTAPGEQLGTALKFSMDDDPMSGFGATVAIGLTIFVLSVVTIIICFTCSCCCLYKMCRRPRPVVTTTTSTTVVHAPYPQPPPSVPPSYPGPTYQGYHPMPPQPGMPAAPYPVQYPPPYPAQPMGPPAYHETLTGGAAMPYPVSQPPYNPAYMDPPKAGP from the exons ATGGCCGTGCCGGGCCCCGCGCCGCGGATcgcgctgccgctgctgctgctgctgctactggcGCCGCCGCCGGGGG CCCAAGGTGAGGTGTGTGTGGCTTCCAGTGGACGCGGCTTCCCTGAATTCTGTCCTGTGTTCTGCTGTGGCACCTGCAGTGACCAGTATTGCTGCTCTGATGTGAGGAAGCAAGTGAGCTGTGCTGAGGCCAG tgtGGCTGTTGCTATGAACACAGCCCCGGGGGAGCAGCTGGGCACAGCTCTGAAGTTCAGCATGGACGATGATCCCATGTCAGG GTTCGGGGCGACGGTAGCCATTGGCCTGACCATCTTTGTGCTCTCCGTGGTCACCATCATCATATGCTTCACTTGCTCCTGCTGCTGTTTGTACAAGATGTGCCGCAGACCACGTC CGGTCGTGACCACTACCACGTCCACCACTGTGGTGCATGCCCCGTACCCACAGCCTCCTCCAAGTGTGCCACCCAGCTACCCTGGACCAACCTACCAGGGCTACCACCCCATGCCTCCGCAGCCAGGGATGCCAGCAGCACCCTATCCAGTGCAATACCCACCACCCTACCCAGCCCAGCCCATGGGCCCACCAGCCTACCACGAGACATTGACTG GAGGAGCGGCCATGCCCTACCCTGTCAGCCAGCCTCCTTACAACCCAGCCTACATGGACCCACCGAAGGCTGGCCCTTGA